Proteins encoded by one window of Pseudonocardia sp. HH130629-09:
- a CDS encoding ABC transporter permease: protein MNAAATMLADASVVAKRNLIKIKRVPDLLVFTTLSPIMFVLLFAYVFGGAIDPTGGGAGYREFLMAGIFAQTVIFGATNTGAGLAEDVKKGIIERFRSLPMSSSAVLTGRTLSDVVNNLIVLVVMSLTGLLVGWRIHTSVGEALAGFAVLIVFAYAFSWVMAFVGLLVPSPEVVNNASFVVIFPLTFLANTFVPLNSLPGPLRVFAEWNPVSAVTAAARSLFGNDGAIPASASVSDPWPLQHPVLYVLIWSVAIVAVFAPLASRQYRRAASR from the coding sequence GTGAACGCCGCCGCCACCATGCTCGCCGACGCCTCCGTCGTCGCGAAGCGAAACCTGATCAAGATCAAGCGGGTCCCGGACCTGCTGGTCTTCACGACCCTGTCCCCGATCATGTTCGTGCTGCTGTTCGCCTACGTCTTCGGCGGCGCGATCGACCCGACCGGCGGCGGGGCCGGGTACCGGGAGTTCCTGATGGCCGGGATCTTCGCCCAGACCGTCATCTTCGGGGCCACGAACACCGGCGCCGGGCTCGCCGAGGACGTCAAGAAGGGCATCATCGAGCGGTTCAGGTCGCTGCCGATGTCGTCGTCGGCGGTGCTGACCGGCCGGACCCTCTCCGACGTGGTGAACAACCTGATCGTGCTGGTGGTGATGTCGCTGACCGGGCTGCTGGTCGGGTGGCGGATCCACACCTCGGTCGGGGAGGCGCTCGCCGGGTTCGCCGTGCTGATCGTGTTCGCCTACGCCTTCTCCTGGGTGATGGCGTTCGTCGGGCTGCTCGTGCCGAGCCCGGAGGTGGTGAACAACGCGTCGTTCGTCGTGATCTTCCCGCTGACGTTCCTCGCGAACACCTTCGTGCCGCTGAACTCGCTGCCCGGCCCGCTGCGGGTGTTCGCCGAGTGGAACCCGGTCTCCGCGGTGACCGCGGCCGCACGGTCCCTGTTCGGCAACGACGGCGCGATCCCGGCGTCCGCGTCCGTCTCGGACCCCTGGCCGCTGCAGCACCCGGTGCTCTACGTGCTGATCTGGTCGGTCGCGATCGTCGCGGTGTTCGCGCCGCTGGCGAGCCGGCAGTACCGGCGGGCCGCGAGCCGCTGA
- a CDS encoding ATP-binding cassette domain-containing protein — MPDAIRATGLVKTYGSLRALDGVDLSVPEGTVLGLLGPNGAGKTTVVRVLTTLLTPDAGTATVAGVDVLADPAAVRSRIGLSGQYAAVDEYLTGFENLEMVGRLYHLGRRRARDRARELLADFGLTDAADRPARTYSGGMRRRLDLAGALVADPPVLLLDEPTTGLDPRSRNDLWDVIRGLVARGTTLLLTTQYLEEADALADEIVVIDHGRVIARGTADQLKSHVGGERLEVTVSAAADLDATAAHLAPLGVGEAVLDRHRRSLTMPVSGGVDVLRAALDRLADSGTKVDDAGLRRPTLDDVFLTLTGRPADEADQAEEPTP, encoded by the coding sequence ATGCCGGACGCGATCCGCGCCACGGGACTGGTCAAGACCTATGGGTCGTTGCGGGCACTCGACGGGGTGGACCTGTCGGTACCGGAGGGGACCGTGCTCGGCCTGCTGGGCCCGAACGGCGCCGGGAAGACCACGGTCGTCCGGGTGCTGACCACACTGCTGACACCGGACGCGGGCACGGCCACCGTCGCCGGCGTCGACGTTCTGGCCGACCCCGCCGCGGTGCGCAGCCGGATCGGCCTGTCCGGGCAGTACGCCGCGGTCGACGAGTACCTGACCGGTTTCGAGAACCTGGAGATGGTCGGGCGGCTCTACCACCTGGGGCGCCGCCGGGCCCGGGACCGTGCCCGTGAGCTGCTGGCGGACTTCGGCCTGACCGACGCCGCGGACCGGCCTGCCCGCACCTACTCCGGCGGGATGCGCCGCCGGCTGGACCTGGCCGGGGCGCTCGTCGCCGACCCGCCGGTGCTGCTGCTCGACGAGCCGACCACCGGGCTGGACCCGCGCAGCCGCAACGACCTGTGGGACGTGATCCGCGGGCTCGTCGCACGCGGGACGACGCTGCTGCTCACCACCCAGTACCTGGAGGAGGCCGATGCGCTGGCCGACGAGATCGTGGTCATCGACCACGGCCGGGTCATCGCCCGCGGCACCGCGGACCAGCTGAAGTCCCACGTCGGCGGGGAGCGGCTCGAGGTGACCGTCAGCGCGGCCGCGGACCTCGACGCGACCGCCGCGCACCTGGCTCCGCTCGGCGTCGGCGAGGCGGTGCTCGACCGGCACCGCCGTTCGCTGACCATGCCGGTCAGCGGCGGGGTCGACGTGCTGCGCGCAGCGCTGGACCGGCTCGCCGACTCCGGCACCAAGGTCGACGACGCGGGGCTGCGCCGCCCGACGCTCGACGACGTCTTCCTCACCCTGACCGGGCGCCCCGCCGACGAGGCGGACCAGGCCGAGGAGCCGACCCCGTGA
- a CDS encoding propionyl-CoA synthetase, whose translation MTAYEEIFRSSVDDREGFWLRAADGIDWDVAPTRALDESKPPFYRWFPDGELNVARNALDRHVDAGNGDRTALVYDSPVTGSRRTYTYAELRDEVALFAGVLRDQGVGHGDRVVVYMPMVPEAAIAMLACARLGAVHSVVFGGFAAKELAVRIDDAGPKVVVSASCGIEGKRVIEYKPLLDRAIELSDRKPDSTVILQREQATATMGPTDVDWAEAVARATPADPVPVKATDPLYVLYTSGTTGKPKGVVRDSGGYAVALAWSMPNIYDVGPGETIFTASDVGWVVGHSYIVYAPLLAGATTVLYEGKPVGTPDAGQFWRVVQENGVKSVFTAPTAFRAIKKEDPKGEFLGQYDVSSLQYLFLAGERLDPETLRWASELLDIPVIDHWWQTETGWPIAANPAGIELLEIKPGSPTRAMPGWDVQVLDERGNPAEPGVDGAIVAKLPLPPGAFPTLWNDDERYVSSYMSAFEGYYLTGDGGHLDADGYVFVMGRTDDVINVAGHRLSTGGMEEVLAAHPDVAECAVIGVADTMKGQIPRGFVVLKSGVDSDAEDYEDGLRTELVQMVRDQIGAVASLKDVAVVPALPKTRSGKILRKTMRGIADGVEEPVPSTIDDASVLDTLRPVLRRE comes from the coding sequence GTGACCGCCTACGAGGAGATCTTCCGTTCCAGTGTGGACGACCGTGAGGGCTTCTGGCTCCGCGCGGCCGACGGGATCGACTGGGACGTCGCCCCGACCCGCGCACTCGACGAGTCGAAACCGCCGTTCTACCGCTGGTTCCCCGACGGGGAGCTGAACGTCGCGCGCAACGCCCTCGACCGGCACGTCGACGCCGGGAACGGCGACCGCACCGCGCTGGTCTACGACTCGCCGGTCACCGGGTCGCGGCGCACCTACACCTACGCGGAGCTGCGCGACGAGGTCGCGCTGTTCGCGGGCGTGCTGCGCGACCAGGGCGTGGGACATGGCGACCGGGTCGTCGTCTACATGCCGATGGTTCCCGAGGCCGCGATCGCGATGCTCGCCTGCGCCCGCCTCGGCGCCGTCCACTCGGTGGTCTTCGGCGGGTTCGCCGCCAAGGAGCTCGCCGTCCGGATCGACGACGCCGGGCCCAAGGTCGTCGTCTCGGCGTCCTGCGGCATCGAGGGCAAGCGCGTCATCGAGTACAAGCCGCTGCTCGACCGGGCCATCGAGCTGTCCGACCGCAAGCCCGACTCGACGGTGATCCTGCAGCGCGAGCAGGCCACGGCCACGATGGGCCCGACCGACGTCGACTGGGCCGAGGCCGTCGCCCGCGCCACGCCCGCCGACCCGGTCCCGGTGAAGGCCACCGACCCGCTCTACGTGCTCTACACCTCCGGCACCACCGGCAAGCCGAAGGGTGTGGTGCGCGACTCCGGCGGCTACGCCGTCGCCCTGGCCTGGTCGATGCCCAACATCTACGACGTCGGCCCCGGCGAGACGATCTTCACCGCGTCCGACGTCGGCTGGGTCGTCGGCCACTCCTACATCGTCTACGCGCCGCTGCTGGCCGGGGCGACGACCGTGCTCTACGAGGGCAAGCCCGTCGGCACACCGGACGCCGGCCAGTTCTGGCGGGTCGTCCAGGAGAACGGGGTGAAGTCGGTCTTCACCGCGCCCACGGCGTTCCGGGCGATCAAGAAGGAGGACCCGAAGGGCGAGTTCCTCGGGCAGTACGACGTCTCGTCGCTGCAGTACCTGTTCCTCGCCGGGGAGCGGCTCGACCCCGAGACCCTGCGCTGGGCCTCGGAGCTGCTCGACATCCCGGTCATCGACCACTGGTGGCAGACCGAGACCGGCTGGCCGATCGCGGCCAACCCGGCGGGCATCGAGCTGCTGGAGATCAAGCCCGGCTCCCCGACCCGTGCCATGCCCGGCTGGGACGTCCAGGTCCTCGACGAGCGGGGCAACCCGGCCGAGCCCGGTGTCGACGGCGCGATCGTGGCGAAGCTGCCGCTGCCGCCCGGCGCGTTCCCGACCCTGTGGAACGACGACGAGCGCTACGTCAGCTCCTACATGTCGGCGTTCGAGGGCTACTACCTCACCGGCGACGGCGGCCACCTCGACGCCGACGGCTACGTCTTCGTCATGGGCCGCACCGACGACGTCATCAACGTCGCGGGCCACCGTCTGTCCACCGGCGGGATGGAGGAGGTCCTGGCCGCACACCCGGACGTCGCGGAGTGCGCGGTGATCGGCGTCGCGGACACCATGAAGGGCCAGATCCCGCGCGGGTTCGTGGTGCTGAAGTCCGGCGTCGACAGCGACGCCGAGGACTACGAGGACGGCCTGCGCACCGAGCTCGTGCAGATGGTGCGCGACCAGATCGGTGCGGTCGCCTCCCTCAAGGACGTCGCGGTCGTCCCGGCCCTGCCCAAGACCCGCTCCGGCAAGATCCTCCGCAAGACGATGCGCGGGATCGCCGACGGCGTCGAGGAGCCGGTGCCCTCCACCATCGACGACGCGTCGGTGCTGGACACGCTGCGTCCGGTGCTGCGCAGGGAGTGA
- a CDS encoding MFS transporter: MTTASVLPVFLTGALAVQLSRDLAFDPSGLGLVVALYFGVSALCSLPVGMVVERFGSRVTSRIAVVGAAVLMAALGLGARSYVALVVLLLCGAWCNVMGQLSSNLTLARSVPAHLMGLSFGVKQAAIPAATLLAGLAVPAVALTVGWRWAYGIGALLALAALFACPRADARPPARAGKGDRATGALAVIGAASGLAAGTATALGIFLVASAVDRGIDPGLAGLVLTLGSVVGLSARLLHGWLADRRTGGHVAVVAASLAAGAIGFVLLAVPGTPALVVGVVLAFGLGWAWPGLLQFAVVRLTPSAPAAATSIVQVGVYAGGFAGPIVFGSLATHAGFPTAWTVNAVVMLVSAALMLVGRRMLVAHAGR, translated from the coding sequence GTGACGACGGCGTCGGTGCTGCCGGTGTTCCTCACCGGTGCCCTGGCGGTGCAGCTGTCGCGCGACCTGGCCTTCGACCCCTCCGGGCTGGGGCTGGTCGTGGCGCTGTACTTCGGGGTCAGTGCGCTGTGTTCGCTGCCGGTCGGGATGGTCGTCGAGCGGTTCGGGTCGCGGGTGACCAGCCGGATCGCCGTCGTCGGGGCGGCGGTGCTGATGGCGGCCCTGGGCCTGGGCGCGCGGTCCTACGTCGCGCTCGTCGTGCTACTGCTCTGCGGCGCCTGGTGCAACGTGATGGGCCAGCTGTCGTCGAACCTGACGCTCGCGCGCTCGGTGCCCGCGCACCTGATGGGGCTGTCGTTCGGGGTGAAGCAGGCCGCGATCCCGGCGGCGACGCTGCTGGCCGGGCTGGCCGTGCCCGCGGTGGCGCTGACGGTGGGCTGGCGCTGGGCCTACGGGATCGGCGCCCTGCTCGCCCTCGCCGCGCTGTTCGCCTGCCCGCGGGCCGACGCCCGGCCGCCGGCCCGCGCCGGGAAGGGTGACCGGGCGACGGGCGCGCTCGCGGTGATCGGCGCGGCCTCCGGGCTGGCCGCCGGGACCGCGACGGCGCTCGGCATCTTCCTGGTCGCATCGGCGGTGGACCGTGGGATCGACCCCGGTCTCGCCGGGCTGGTGCTGACCCTCGGCAGCGTCGTGGGCCTGTCGGCGCGGTTGCTGCACGGGTGGCTGGCGGACCGTCGCACCGGTGGCCACGTGGCCGTGGTGGCGGCGAGTCTCGCGGCCGGCGCCATCGGTTTCGTGCTGCTCGCCGTCCCGGGGACGCCCGCGCTGGTCGTCGGCGTGGTGCTGGCGTTCGGGCTCGGGTGGGCGTGGCCGGGCCTGCTGCAGTTCGCCGTCGTGCGGCTCACCCCGTCCGCCCCGGCCGCGGCCACGTCGATCGTGCAGGTCGGCGTCTACGCCGGCGGCTTCGCCGGGCCGATCGTCTTCGGCTCGCTCGCCACCCACGCCGGCTTCCCGACCGCGTGGACGGTCAACGCCGTCGTGATGCTGGTGTCGGCGGCGTTGATGCTGGTCGGGCGCCGGATGCTGGTCGCGCACGCGGGGCGCTGA
- a CDS encoding acyl--CoA ligase family protein — MTQGATTDVWTTPLTPLAFLGRSAEVFAESAAIVYGDRRYTYAEFAAEATRVANALAASGVEPGDRVAYLLPNVPELLVAHFAVPLAGAVLVAINTRLSTEEVRYILDHSAATVLVVDAVLYETVRPVADELATVREIVTVVDQAAPGDGVGSGLGYADLLARGSDAPRPWAVDDERATITINYTSGTTGNPKGVEYHHRGAYLNSFGEIVHSGHSADSVYLWTLPMFHCNGWCTPWAVTAIGGTHVCLREVRGDTIWRLIGEHGVTHLNGAPTVVTTVMNAPEAVTLDYRLVITTAGAPPSPTTILQMERMGFRIVHVYGLTETYGPYAVNQYQHAWDDLDAEERARLQARQGVGMVCADRVRVVDELMADVPRDGATMGEIVMRGNNVMKGYHRDEEKTAEAFRGGWFHSGDLGVVHPDGYVELRDRAKDVVISGGENISTVEVEQAIVSHDAVLEAAVVGVPDEKWGEVCKGFAVLKPGRSAEPQEIVDHVKTRIARYKAPKYVEIVDELPKTSTGKVQKFELREKEWAGRGSSRIQG, encoded by the coding sequence GTGACACAGGGCGCGACGACCGACGTCTGGACCACCCCGCTCACCCCGCTGGCCTTCCTGGGCCGCTCGGCCGAGGTGTTCGCGGAGTCCGCGGCGATCGTCTACGGCGACCGCAGGTACACCTATGCCGAGTTCGCGGCGGAAGCGACCCGGGTGGCGAACGCACTCGCCGCATCGGGCGTCGAGCCCGGTGACCGGGTCGCCTACCTGCTGCCGAACGTCCCGGAGTTGCTCGTCGCGCACTTCGCGGTGCCGCTCGCGGGCGCGGTCCTGGTCGCGATCAACACGCGCCTGTCGACCGAGGAGGTCCGCTACATCCTGGACCACTCGGCGGCCACGGTGCTGGTCGTCGACGCCGTCCTGTACGAGACGGTCCGCCCGGTCGCCGACGAGCTGGCGACGGTCCGCGAGATCGTCACCGTCGTCGACCAGGCGGCGCCCGGCGACGGCGTCGGCTCCGGTCTGGGCTACGCCGACCTGCTCGCCCGCGGCTCGGACGCCCCGCGGCCGTGGGCCGTCGACGACGAGCGCGCCACCATCACGATCAACTACACCTCGGGGACGACCGGCAACCCGAAGGGCGTCGAGTACCACCACCGCGGTGCGTACCTGAACTCCTTCGGCGAGATCGTCCACTCCGGGCACAGCGCGGACAGCGTCTACCTGTGGACGCTGCCGATGTTCCACTGCAACGGCTGGTGCACCCCGTGGGCGGTGACGGCGATCGGCGGCACCCACGTCTGCCTGCGCGAGGTCCGCGGCGACACCATCTGGCGGCTGATCGGCGAGCACGGGGTCACCCACCTCAACGGCGCCCCGACCGTCGTCACGACGGTCATGAACGCGCCCGAGGCCGTCACCCTGGACTACCGGCTGGTGATCACCACGGCCGGGGCGCCGCCGTCGCCGACCACGATCCTGCAGATGGAGCGGATGGGGTTCCGGATCGTGCACGTGTACGGACTCACCGAGACCTACGGGCCGTACGCGGTGAACCAGTACCAGCACGCCTGGGACGACCTCGACGCCGAGGAACGCGCCCGGCTCCAGGCCCGCCAGGGCGTCGGCATGGTGTGCGCGGACCGGGTGCGGGTGGTCGACGAGCTGATGGCCGACGTCCCCCGCGACGGCGCCACGATGGGCGAGATCGTGATGCGCGGCAACAACGTCATGAAGGGCTACCACCGCGACGAGGAGAAGACCGCGGAGGCGTTCCGGGGCGGCTGGTTCCACTCCGGGGACCTGGGGGTCGTGCACCCCGACGGGTACGTCGAGCTGCGCGACCGCGCGAAGGACGTCGTGATCTCCGGTGGGGAGAACATCTCCACCGTCGAGGTCGAGCAGGCGATCGTGTCGCACGACGCGGTGCTGGAGGCCGCCGTCGTCGGGGTGCCGGACGAGAAGTGGGGCGAGGTCTGCAAGGGCTTCGCCGTGCTCAAGCCGGGTCGGTCCGCCGAGCCGCAGGAGATCGTCGACCACGTCAAGACGAGGATCGCCCGCTACAAGGCGCCCAAGTACGTCGAGATCGTCGACGAGCTGCCCAAGACCTCCACCGGCAAGGTCCAGAAGTTCGAGCTGCGCGAGAAGGAGTGGGCAGGTCGCGGGAGCTCCCGCATCCAGGGATGA
- a CDS encoding ferredoxin, whose amino-acid sequence MKVIVDFDRCESNAVCMGVAPEVFEVRDDDYLYILDENPAEALRPKVEEAARSCPKAAITIED is encoded by the coding sequence ATGAAGGTCATCGTGGATTTCGACCGCTGCGAGAGCAACGCGGTCTGCATGGGTGTCGCGCCGGAGGTCTTCGAGGTGCGTGACGACGACTACCTCTACATCCTCGACGAGAACCCGGCCGAGGCGCTGCGGCCGAAGGTCGAGGAGGCGGCACGGAGCTGCCCGAAGGCCGCCATCACGATCGAGGACTGA